One Stigmatopora nigra isolate UIUO_SnigA chromosome 1, RoL_Snig_1.1, whole genome shotgun sequence DNA segment encodes these proteins:
- the cenpe gene encoding centromere-associated protein E yields the protein MAEESAVKVCVRVRPFIEREESDSSEPVEVFWEAKENIVRQLDDRTSTKSFAFDRVFTAEGTTNQLYQDIAKPLVVSTVEGYNGTIFAYGQTASGKTFTMMGSDMNPGIIPLAVDDVFRTIKKCPKKEFLLRVSYMEIYNETVTDLLVDSWKRKPLEVRETINKNIYVADLTEELVTSPAQALAWIRKGEKNRHYGSTKMNHRSSRSHAIFRMILESRERTDLASGENADGAIIVSHLNLVDLAGSERTSQTRAEGARLKEGCNINSSLFTLGQVIKKLSEESQRNFINYRDSKLTRILQNSLGGNAKTVILCMITTASLDETLGTLQFASAAKKMKNDPHVTEVSDDGALLKRYRNEIVDLKKRLQEVSSVTQTTATEKEELFQILQEKQQLQLEQEDRIRNLTELLVTSNNMTSVQLVPKRRVTWGGKMLRHPMLPIPGTDLPYDSFSESICPRTNAYPSSMEKITEGEFFSNWTFPDEPEPDDTKSCEDFVTLRSSENRVAELELQLQSMDQEKRKALDQIEAMNQEAAEVNLKLQSEAEEKEILASEREYLLQQLDVLRTDAVRKEEEATGLSQKLQEKLELEEFHCLEKMCAKECEIELQNEISLLKNLMDSRELQILELKNNLDMVSKELKDKTQVADDLQNMCGKDLVEEVANLRHSLDDAQHFGKETKKEWALLRSENIALEEMKMTLTTSDEKMKAEVDSLRKQLETEKSKFKKMQTDLQKELNVVFNENAKLFALCDGKLPKNIMDSVELEMTVTKLKKELEASQQAEGLLSTRLEELGSLQADQNELNNLEKISAEELEKLELAITTITAERDQLKMDLQENIDMVIENQEDLRNSLGEIAALKQRVKQLVGATVNVEELRTQSEQLEETLQVVSEQKKQLEVELQQFVAEAAENESLLHSLRSQLQEQVLRNNDIESTDQEYRAQLQNQTLKCEQLEATLQTACEEKKQLEAELQQFIDKAAENENLLHSLETRLQEQVQRNNDVESPDQEYQAQLQNQTFKCEQLEATLQMACEEKKQLEAELQQFVDKAAENEDLLRSLETQLQEQVQRNNDIESPDHEYQAQLQNQTLKCEQLEATLQTACEEKKQLEAELQQFIDKAAENENLLHSLETQLQEQVQRNNDIESTDQEYQARLQNQTFKCEQLEASLQMAFEEKKQLEAELQQFIDKAAENENLLHSLETRLQEQILRNNDVESTEQIKSIKPSCKISSFNTVEMLYFAVDFVLYNTLKCEQLEATLQTACEEKKQLEAELQQFIDKAAENENLLHSLETQLQEQVQRNNDIESTEQEYQAQLQNQTLKCEQLEATLQTACEEKKQLEAELQQFIDKAAENENLLHSLENQLLEQVQRNKDVESTDQEYQARLQNQTFKCEQLEATLQTACEEKKQLEAELQQFIDKAAGNENLLHSLEIQLQEQILRNNDVESTGQEIKTQLQNEVEDSKILLDSLQSEIRELKNKSCEMAKVSEEKELHLNQDIQFLRMELEAVKEEKERFAMEKLTEHRASMEEIQKLRGKMTSLGEEKDKILDNLEELSQEKSELNAQLEDKIEMVITLKEKLDHVENVQLSEKNSTLEQLTCSMSTLSEERAQLQKKIEELVIEKEHLKSELQDVMGSTQEHTNEKETQLQQEVQQLEELKIEERHAKVQAEAKTSEGLIEAKAFTSSLDENNLNCVQKLPNVTASSGLEMSSLQLQEIFGRFEHFIHTCSSDHPIIRDKILTKECFLNESDAFPQATLKAHGMVIGFGPQNLTLLSHYIGTLLGWARIHKGAFQKLVEDDFSIFEKGRWLDLLRGSSQALSCSVQDLEADPGQGHSLSELLTKRQVYVQKMENTLRCLWAGLDSYREELKAEVKERERFSAQVQEELNKVPLVMSGLDSLFRAESVWRSGVKERRIKFLRGMLDERVAQRQELQQLKSKAECQLQRVKTVRAILQQTLEDTQLEDLFARFEQFIDTCSSAHPMTKDKMLTMECFLNESDPFPHATLKAHSIVIGFGPRNLRPLFHIIRILPQWARLQKMTFQKLVENDVAIFEEGRLQDLLRCRSQAISCSVQDLDADPGQGHRLNELLKRRQLYVQKMENTLRYLWASLDSYRDELSTEVHERARFSTQVQQELNRVPLVMSRLDKLFQDESVWRSGVEEKRNKFLQGIIDERVAQHQELQQLKSQAECQLQRVKNMCAILQQTLEDTPTGSEQTLVGDNQHLIQLRQSEEEVKVLCAKIKQLEEDLVQANDSDSKSKMATQELQTMLLTNQAQVEELKNVIKDLMTQLETPEAAELQKVQAQLFKMEMELRAAVDEHQKEMERKNMVLHMKEESIRKLKESLRKLQQPGEVSFRQGEELAERLLNPRGLGSKSNVVQSGMEEESVKQIQVKVTQWETVISNQQAEVDKWRNRAIKMKYKSKAGVETSFPSTPTKRGLPPNTRVLLQSPQKFVLESPKLHLDSPKLPPMSPIKTFFGDDRYSEMKAQTRSGLFFDNSNLGLTSDGKLSESSPKPNECVSQ from the exons ATACAATGAAACTGTGACTGATCTGCTTGTTGACAGCTGGAAAAGAAAACCTCTCGAAGTCAGAGAGACTATCAAT AAAAACATCTATGTGGCTGACCTGACTGAAGAACTTGTTACCAGTCCTGCACAAGCTCTGGCGTGGATCCGTAAAGGAGAAA AAAACCGTCATTATGGAAGTACAAAAATGAATCACCGCAGTAGCCGCTCACATGCCATTTTTCGAATG ATCCTAGAAAGCCGTGAAAGAACTGACCTGGCATCTGGTGAAAATGCAGATGGAGCCATCATTGTTTCCCATTTG AATTTAGTTGACCTGGCTGGATCAGAGAGAACGAGCCAAACTAGGGCTGAAG gtGCACGCTTGAAAGAAGGCTGCAATATCAATAGCAGCCTTTTCACACTCGGGCAAGTTATAAAGAAACTAAGCGAAGAAAGCCAAAG GAATTTCATTAACTACAGAGACAGTAAATTAACACGAATTCTTCAGAACTCCCTGGGCGGAAATGCTAAAACAGTCATCCTGTGCATGATCACAACCGCCTCACTCGATGAGACACTCGGCACACTACAG tTTGCCAGCGctgcaaagaaaatgaaaaatgatccACATGTCACAGAGGTTTCTGATGACGGTGCACTGCTCAAAAGATATCGTAATGAAATTGTAGACCTCAAAAAACGGCTTCAAGAG GTTTCTTCTGTAACCCAAACCACAGCTACAGAGAAAGAGGAGCTTTTTCAAATACTCCAGGAAAAACAGCAACTTCAATTAGAACAGGAGGATAGAATAAGAAATCTTACGGAGCTACTGGTCACTAGCAACAACATGACTTCAGTACAACTG GTACCCAAACGCAGGGTTACATGGGGAGGAAAAATGCTGCGCCATCCCATGTTACCTATTCCTGGCACTGATTTGCCATATGATAGCTTTTCCGAATCAATCTGTCCGAGGACAAACGCTTATCCGTCCAGTATGGAGAAGATTACTGAGG GtgaatttttttccaactgGACATTTCCTGATGAGCCTGAGCCCGATGACACCAAATCTTGTGAAGACTTTGTTACATTGCGTAGCTCCGAAAACAG GGTGGCAGAACTGGAACTACAACTTCAAAGTATGGACCAGGAGAAACGGAAAGCCTTGGATCAAATTGAGGCTATGAATCAAGAGGCAGCAGAAGTAAACCTCAAGCTCCAATCGGAAGCTGAGGAAAAG GAGATTTTGGCTTCTGAGCGAGAGTATCTCCTGCAGCAGCTAGACGTCCTCAGGACAGATGCCGTCAGAAAAGAGGAGGAGGCTACTGGGCTTTCACAAAAGCTGCAAGAAAAGTTGGAACTGGAGGAGTTTCATTGCCTCGAGAAAATGTGTGCTAAAGAATGTGAG ATCGAGTTACAAAATGAAATAAGCCTATTGAAAAATCTTATGGACTCCCGTGAGCTCCAAATCTTGGAACTTAAG AACAATCTGGATATGGTTTCCAAAGAGCTGAAAGATAAAACACAAGTTGCAGATGATCTTCAGAATATG TGTGGTAAAGACTTGGTTGAAGAAGTGGCAAACCTTCGTCACTCTCTAGATGATGCGCAGCATTTTGGCAAAGAGACCAAGAAAGAATGGGCGCTACTACGCAGTGAAAATATTGCTCTGGAAGAGATGAAG ATGACCCTGACTACAagtgatgaaaaaatgaaagcagAAGTCGACAGCCTACGTAAACAACTCGAGACTGAAAAATCAAAGTTTAAGAAGATGCAGACGGATCTCCAGAAAGAgcttaatgttgtttttaatgaaaacgcCAAACTATTTGCACTTTGCGATGGCAAACTCCCCAAAA ATATCATGGATAGCGTGGAGCTGGAAATGACAGTGACCAAGCTGAAAAAAGAGCTGGAGGCATCTCAACAAGCCGAGGGACTCTTGAGTACTCGGCTAGAAGAACTCGGTTCACTTCAGGCGGaccaaaatgaattgaacaacCTTGAGaag ATTTCTGCAGAAGAGTTAGAGAAGCTAGAGTTGGCCATTACGACTATTACTGCAGAGAGAGACCAGCTCAAGATGGATCTGCAAGAAAATATAGACATG GTGATTGAGAATCAGGAAGATCTCCGGAACTCCCTTGGAGAAATAGCGGCTCTGAAACAACGTGTCAAACAGTTGGTGGGAGCGACGGTGAATGTTGAAGAACTTAGAACACAA AGTGAACAGCTTGAGGAAACTCTACAAGTGGTCAGTGAGCAGAAAAAACAACTTGAGGTAGAGCTGCAACAATTTGTTGCTGAG GCTGCTGAGAATGAAAGCCTTCTGCATTCTCTCAGATCACAGCTTCAAGAGCAAGTTCTGAGAAATAATGATATTGAAAGCACAGATCAAGAGTATCGAGCACAGCTGCAAAATCAG ACACTTAAGTGTGAGCAATTGGAAGCTACCCTACAAACGGCTTGTGAGGAGAAGAAACAACTAGAGGCAGAGCTGCAGCAGTTTATtgataag GCTGCAGAGAATGAAAACCTTCTACATTCACTGGAAACTCGGCTTCAAGAGCAAGTTCAGAGAAATAATGATGTTGAAAGCCCAGATCAAGAGTATCAAGCTCAGCTGCAAAATCAG ACATTTAAGTGTGAGCAATTGGAAGCCACCCTACAAATGGCTTGTGAGGAGAAAAAACAACTTGAGGCAGAGCTGCAGCAGTTTGTTGAtaag GCTGCAGAGAATGAAGACCTTCTACGTTCTCTGGAAACTCAGCTTCAAGAGCAAGTTCAGAGAAATAATGATATTGAAAGCCCAGATCATGAGTATCAAGCTCAGCTGCAAAATCAG ACACTTAAGTGTGAGCAATTGGAAGCTACCCTACAAACGGCTTGTGAGGAGAAAAAACAACTAGAGGCAGAGCTGCAGCAGTTTATTGATAAG gctgCAGAGAATGAAAACCTTCTACATTCTCTGGAAACTCAGCTTCAAGAGCAAGTTCAGAGAAATAATGATATTGAAAGCACAGATCAAGAGTATCAAGCTCGGCTGCAAAATCAG ACATTTAAGTGTGAGCAATTGGAAGCTAGCCTACAAATGGCTTTTGAGGAGAAAAAACAACTAGAGGCAGAGCTGCAGCAGTTTATTGATAAG GCGGCAGAGAATGAAAACCTTTTACATTCTCTGGAAACTCGGCTTCAAGAGCAAATTCTGAGAAATAATGATGTTGAAAGCACAGAACAGATCAAGAGTATCAAGCCCAGCTGCAAAATCAG TAGTTTTAATACAGTAGAAATGTTGTATTTTGCTGTGGATTTTGTTCTGTACAAC ACACTTAAGTGTGAGCAATTGGAAGCCACCCTACAAACGGCTTGTGAGGAGAAAAAACAACTAGAGGCAGAGCTGCAGCAGTTTATtgataag gctgCAGAGAATGAAAACCTTCTACATTCTCTGGAAACTCAGCTTCAAGAGCAAGTTCAGAGAAATAATGATATTGAAAGCACAGAGCAAGAGTATCAAGCCCAGCTGCAAAATCAG ACACTTAAGTGTGAGCAATTGGAAGCTACCCTACAAACGGCTTGTGAGGAGAAAAAACAACTAGAGGCAGAGCTGCAACAGTTTATtgataag gcTGCTGAGAATGAAAACCTTCTGCATTCTCTGGAAAATCAGCTTCTAGAGCAGGTTCAGAGAAATAAAGATGTTGAAAGCACAGATCAAGAGTATCAAGCTCGGCTGCAAAATCAG ACATTTAAGTGTGAGCAATTGGAAGCTACCCTACAAACGGCTTGTGAGGAGAAAAAACAATTAGAGGCAGAGCTGCAGCAGTTTATtgataag gCTGCAGGGAATGAAAACCTTCTACATTCTCTGGAAATTCAGCTTCAAGAGCAAATTCTGAGAAATAATGATGTTGAAAGCACAGGTCAAGAAATAAAAACTCAGTTGCAAAATGAG GTTGAAGATTCTAAAATCTTGCTAGATTCTCTTCAAAGTGAAATTCGAGAGCTGAAAAACAAGAGCTGTGAAATGGCCAAAGTCAGTGAAGAGAAGGAGTTGCATTTAAACCAAGAT ATACAATTTTTGAGAATGGAACTTGAGGctgtgaaagaagaaaaagagaggTTTGCTATGGAAAAACTAACAGAACATAGAGCCTCCATGGAAGAGATCCAAAAGTTGCGGGGCAAAATGACATCTCTCGGTGAAGAGAAAGATAAGATCCTTGACAATTTGGAGGAACTGAGCCAAGAAAAGAGTGAGCTCAATGCACAACTGGAGGATAAAATCGAGATG GtgataacattaaaagaaaaacttgaccatgttgaaaatgttcaattatcTGAGAAGAATTCCACTTTGGAACAGCTGACTTGCAGTATGAGCACTCTCAGCGAGGAGCGAGCTcagttacaaaaaaagatagaagaacTCGTAATTGAGAAAGAACATCTCAAATCAGAACTCCAGGATGTG ATGGGTTCGACTCAAGAGCACACGAATGAGAAAGAGACTCAACTACAGCAAGAA GTGCAACAACTGGAAGAACTAAAAATAGAAGAGAGGCATGCAAAGGTTCAAGCTGAGGCCAAAACATCAGAG GGGCTTATTGAAGCAAAGGCCTTTACATCTTCACTagatgaaaataatttaaattgtgTCCAGAAATTGCCAAATGTGACTGCATCATCAGGGCTGGAAATGTCATCTTTGCAGCTCCAG GAGATATTTGGAAGATTTGAGCACTTTATACATACATGTTCCTCTGATCATCCCATAATCAGAGATAAAATCCTGACAAAGGAATGTTTCCTGAATGAATCGGACGCCTTTCCACAGGCCACACTAAAAGCCCACGGCATGGTCATTGGGTTTGGACCCCAGAATTTGACGCTACTTTCTCATTATATT GGTACCCTTCTAGGATGGGCAAGGATCCATAAGGGGGCTTTTCAGAAGTTAGTGGAGGACGACTTCTCCATCTTTGAGAAGGGTCGTTGGCTGGATTTGTTGCGAGGCAGCTCACAGGCGCTCAGCTGCTCTGTTCAAGACTTGGAAGCTGACCCAGGCCAGGGTCACAGTCTGAGTGAACTCCTTACAAAAAGACAGGTGTATGTGCAG AAAATGGAAAACACTTTGAGGTGCCTTTGGGCAGGCTTGGATTCTTACCGTGAAGAACTTAAAGCTGAAGTCAAAGAAAGGGAGAGGTTCTCAGCGCAAGTTCAAGAAGAGTTGAACAAGGTTCCGTTAGTTATGAGTGGACTGGATAGCCTTTTTCGGGCTGAGTCTGTTTGGAGATCTGGGGTGAAGGAACGGAGAATCAAGTTTTTGCGG GGCATGCTCGATGAGCGGGTTGCTCAGCGTCAGGAATTGCAGCAACTGAAGTCAAAAGCAGAGTGTCAACTACAAAGAGTAAAAACCGTTCGTGCCATTCTGCAACAAACACTGGAGGACACGCAGCTTGAG GATTTATTTGCAAGATTTGAGCAATTTATAGATACATGTTCCTCTGCTCATCCCATGACCAAAGATAAAATGCTGACAATGGAATGTTTCTTGAATGAATCGGACCCTTTTCCGCACGCCACACTAAAAGCCCACAGCATTGTCATTGGGTTTGGACCCCGGAATTTGCGGCCACTTTTTCATATTATT CGTATCCTTCCACAATGGGCAAGGCTACAGAAGATGACTTTTCAGAAGTTAGTGGAGAACGACGTCGCCATCTTTGAAGAGGGTCGTTTGCAGGATTTATTGCGATGCAGATCACAGGCGATCAGCTGCTCTGTTCAAGACTTGGACGCTGATCCAGGCCAGGGTCACAGACTGAATGAACTCCTTAAAAGAAGACAGCTGTATGTGCAG aaaatggaaaacacTTTGAGATACCTTTGGGCAAGCTTGGATTCTTACCGTGATGAACTTTCAACTGAAGTCCACGAAAGGGCGAGGTTCTCAACGCAAGTTCAACAAGAGTTGAACAGGGTTCCGTTGGTTATGAGTAGACTGGACAAGCTTTTTCAGGATGAGTCTGTTTGGAGATCTGGAGTGGAGGAAAAGAGAAACAAGTTTTTGCAG GGCATCATCGATGAGCGGGTTGCTCAGCATCAAGAATTGCAGCAACTGAAGTCACAAGCTGAGTGTCAGCTACAAAGAGTAAAAAACATGTGTGCCATTCTGCAACAAACACTAGAGGACACCCCAACAGGATCTGAGCAAACTTTGGTCGGTGACAACCAGCACCTTATTCAACTTCGTCAATCTGAGGAGGAAGTAAAA GTTCTCTGTGCAAAGATTAAACAGCTAGAAGAGGACCTGGTTCAAGCCAACGACTCTGACTCTAAAAGCAAAATGGCCACTCAGGAACTGCAGACAATGCTGTTGACAAACCAGGCACAAGTTGAAGAGCTCAAGAATGTCATAAAGGATCTCATGACACAGTTGGAG ACACCCGAAGCTGCCGAACTGCAAAAAGTCCAAGCTCAACTGTTCAAGATGGAAATGGAGTTGAGAGCTGCTGTTGATGAGCATCAAAAAGA AATGGAGAGGAAAAACATGGTTCTGCATATGAAGGAAGAGTCTATCCGGAAGCTGAAGGAATCTTTGAGGAAGTTGCAGCAGCCAGGAGAGGTGTCAT TTCGGCAGGGTGAAGAGCTTGCCGAGAGACTGCTAAATCCCCGGGGATTGGGGAGCAAAAGCAATGTTGTTCAAAGCGGGATGGAGGAAGAGTCTGTCAAACAAATTCAAGTTAAAGTCACCCAATGGGAAAC TGTCATTTCCAACCAGCAGGCTGAAGTTGACAAGTGGAGAAACAGAGCCATCAAGATGAAGTACAAGAGTAAAGCGGGTGTTGAAACGTCATTCCCAAGTACGCCCACCAAAAGAGGACTTCCCCCAAACACTCGTGTCTTGCTTCAGTCACCGCAGAAGTTTGTTCTGGAGTCCCCCAAGTTGCATTTGGATTCACCCAAATTGCCCCCTATGTCTccgataaaaacattttttggtgaCGACAGATATTCAGAGATGAAGGCACAAACACGTTCAGGGCTGTTCTTTGATAACTCGAATCTTGGATTGACCTCAG ATGGCAAGTTATCTGAAAGCTCCCCTAAACCAAATGAATGTGTTTCACAGTGA